The Mus musculus strain C57BL/6J chromosome 2, GRCm38.p6 C57BL/6J genome has a window encoding:
- the Gm14322 gene encoding uncharacterized protein LOC626802 isoform X1, with the protein MDLVTYDDVHVNFTQEEWALLHPSQKSLYKGVMLETYRNLTAIGYIWEEHTIEDHFQTSRSHGRHERSCSAEQPPEFIQCGKAFAYESGRQRHQIKHTGGKHHDCNQCGKDFRTRNVPQIHKRTHTGEKPYDCNQYGKAFARISHLRVHKRTHTGEKPYECNQCGKAFASSSDLQKHKRTHTGEKPYECNQCGKAFAQSSHLRIHKRTHAGDKRYECNQCGKAFTQSNNLQIHKGTHAGEKRYECNQCGKAFASSSDLQKHKRTHTGEKPYECNQCGKAFAKSCDLQKHKRTHTGEKPYECKQCGKAFAVSYTLQIHNRTHTGEKPYECKQCGKAFAQSSNLRIHKQTHTGERLYECN; encoded by the exons ATG GATTTAGTCACCTATGATgacgtgcatgtgaacttcactcaggaagagtgggctttgctgcatccttctcagaagagtctctacaaaggtGTGATGCTAGAGACCTATAGGAATCTCACAGCTATAG GTTACATTTGGGAAGAACATACAATTGAAGACCATTTCCAAACttctagaagtcatggaag gcatgaaagaagttgtTCTGCAGAGCAACCCCCTGAgtttattcaatgtggtaaagcctttgcatatgagAGTGGTAGACAAAGGCATCAAATAAAACATACTGGAGGGAAACACCATgactgtaaccaatgtggtaaggACTTTAGAACAAGGAATGTCCcccaaatacataagcgaacacatacaggagagaaaccctatgactgTAACCAatatggtaaagcctttgcaagaatcAGTCATCTTCGagtacataagcgaacacatacaggagagaaaccctatgaatgtaaccaatgtggtaaagcctttgcaagcagtagtgacctccaaaaacataaacgaacacatacaggagagaaaccctatgaatgtaaccaatgtggtaaagcctttgcacaaagcagtcatctccgaatacataagcgaacacatgcAGGAGATAAACggtatgaatgtaaccaatgtggtaaagcctttacacaGAGCAAtaatctccaaatacataaggGAACACATGCAGGAGAAAAACggtatgaatgtaaccaatgtggtaaagcctttgcaagcagtagtgacctccaaaaacataaacgaacacatacaggagagaaaccctatgaatgtaaccaatgtggaaaagcctttgcaaAAAGTTGTGACCTCCAAaaacataagcgaacacatacaggagagaaaccctatgaatgtaaacaatgtggtaaagcctttgcagtaaGCTATACTCTCCAAATCCATAatcgaacacatacaggagagaaaccatatgaatgtaaacaatgtggtaaagcctttgcacaaagcagtaatctccgaatacataagcaaacacatacaggagagagacTCTATGAATGTAACTAG
- the Gm14322 gene encoding uncharacterized protein LOC626802 isoform X2, whose protein sequence is MLETYRNLTAIGYIWEEHTIEDHFQTSRSHGRHERSCSAEQPPEFIQCGKAFAYESGRQRHQIKHTGGKHHDCNQCGKDFRTRNVPQIHKRTHTGEKPYDCNQYGKAFARISHLRVHKRTHTGEKPYECNQCGKAFASSSDLQKHKRTHTGEKPYECNQCGKAFAQSSHLRIHKRTHAGDKRYECNQCGKAFTQSNNLQIHKGTHAGEKRYECNQCGKAFASSSDLQKHKRTHTGEKPYECNQCGKAFAKSCDLQKHKRTHTGEKPYECKQCGKAFAVSYTLQIHNRTHTGEKPYECKQCGKAFAQSSNLRIHKQTHTGERLYECN, encoded by the exons ATGCTAGAGACCTATAGGAATCTCACAGCTATAG GTTACATTTGGGAAGAACATACAATTGAAGACCATTTCCAAACttctagaagtcatggaag gcatgaaagaagttgtTCTGCAGAGCAACCCCCTGAgtttattcaatgtggtaaagcctttgcatatgagAGTGGTAGACAAAGGCATCAAATAAAACATACTGGAGGGAAACACCATgactgtaaccaatgtggtaaggACTTTAGAACAAGGAATGTCCcccaaatacataagcgaacacatacaggagagaaaccctatgactgTAACCAatatggtaaagcctttgcaagaatcAGTCATCTTCGagtacataagcgaacacatacaggagagaaaccctatgaatgtaaccaatgtggtaaagcctttgcaagcagtagtgacctccaaaaacataaacgaacacatacaggagagaaaccctatgaatgtaaccaatgtggtaaagcctttgcacaaagcagtcatctccgaatacataagcgaacacatgcAGGAGATAAACggtatgaatgtaaccaatgtggtaaagcctttacacaGAGCAAtaatctccaaatacataaggGAACACATGCAGGAGAAAAACggtatgaatgtaaccaatgtggtaaagcctttgcaagcagtagtgacctccaaaaacataaacgaacacatacaggagagaaaccctatgaatgtaaccaatgtggaaaagcctttgcaaAAAGTTGTGACCTCCAAaaacataagcgaacacatacaggagagaaaccctatgaatgtaaacaatgtggtaaagcctttgcagtaaGCTATACTCTCCAAATCCATAatcgaacacatacaggagagaaaccatatgaatgtaaacaatgtggtaaagcctttgcacaaagcagtaatctccgaatacataagcaaacacatacaggagagagacTCTATGAATGTAACTAG